A genomic region of Arachis hypogaea cultivar Tifrunner chromosome 5, arahy.Tifrunner.gnm2.J5K5, whole genome shotgun sequence contains the following coding sequences:
- the LOC112802903 gene encoding putative F-box protein At5g55150 — protein MGETDRWSDIHPDMLNEITKRFYSYDDHIPLRLVCKEWNLKLGSNEIPWLLLPEETFKSSFDQEEEEIYSLMHLPVADEDILETKVLEGKGVYHAMLPGMQMLDILIRGSCYGWLITLTRSEGKMQMLNPFTNMHFDLPPLSTFPNIIEYNPGNDEYTCWDSLGKISNQDRDSLHKLQVWKVVINSPPNNDNKDFMAVAIYGPLQRLAFYKPNNKRWSDFTRNIYFEDVIFFKEKIYADYDGQLYEFDTNTESGTMGGIYAAPPIGFTRCASKLKYLIGCDNGNILMLVRKFDTLRGTEKELETKKFDIYELRKGSKTWSRLHSLGNFIVLIRLNSSVQMLPTNFLGKGNQIYYTDDLIDLKLTDHASTRDIGIFDLKNRSFRRILQDVKFFCPPVWCYPNQHL, from the coding sequence ATGGGTGAGACTGATCGATGGTCAGACATCCATCCAGATATGTTGAACGAAATTACAAAGCGGTTCTATTCCTACGACGACCACATCCCACTTCGACTGGTTTGCAAGGAATGGAACCTCAAACTTGGAAGCAACGAAATTCCGTGGTTGCTGTTACCTGAAGAAACTTTCAAGTCTAGTTTTGATCAAGAGGAGGAGGAGATCTACAGTCTGATGCATTTACCTGTTGCCGATGAAGACATACTTGAGACCAAGGTTCTTGAAGGGAAGGGAGTCTACCATGCCATGCTGCCAGGTATGCAGATGCTAGACATCCTCATCCGTGGTTCCTGTTATGGATGGTTGATCACCCTAACAAGATCCGAAGGTAAGATGCAAATGTTAAATCCATTTACAAATATGCATTTCGATCTTCCTCCACTGTCAACTTTTCCCAATATAATCGAGTATAATCCTGGAAACGATGAATATACTTGTTGGGATTCTTTGGGCAAAATCTCTAACCAAGACCGCGATAGTTTGCACAAGCTCCAAGTTTGGAAGGTTGTCATAAATTCACCACCTAACAATGATAACAAAGATTTTATGGCGGTGGCTATATATGGACCGCTCCAAAGATTAGCCTTTTACAAACCTAACAACAAGAGATGGTCAGACTTCACAAGAAACATATACTTCGAAGATGTCATATTTTTCAAAGAGAAGATATATGCAGACTATGATGGCCAGCTATACGAATTTGATACAAACACAGAATCAGGGACTATGGGGGGAATCTATGCCGCACCTCCGATTGGGTTTACCAGATGCGCTTCTAAGCTGAAGTATCTGATTGGATGTGACAATGGAAACATACTGATGTTGGTAAGGAAATTTGATACATTGAGGGGCACAGAAAAGGAACTCGAGACAAAGAAATTTGATATCTATGAATTGAGAAAAGGTTCCAAAACATGGTCAAGATTACATAGTTTAGGGAATTTCATAGTTTTGATCAGACTCAATTCCAGTGTCCAGATGTTACCTACCAATTTTCTAGGCAAAGGAAATCAAATTTACTACACGGATGACTTAATAGACCTGAAATTAACAGACCATGCTTCCACACGTGACATTGGCATCTTCGACTTGAAGAATAGAAGTTTCCGAAGAATATTACAGGATGTCAAGTTTTTCTGTCCTCCTGTTTGGTGTTATCCCAATCAACATCTCTAG
- the LOC112802907 gene encoding probable receptor-like protein kinase At5g24010 isoform X1, giving the protein METQKLVIIIIIPFILLLFMIPFSSSFTPIDNYLLSCGSQNNASFFNRIFIGDDGTNQGSNFLSSGKSFSLRNQNPNPKLPSLYHTARVFTNNGGYRFSMRKNGTHLVRFHFSPFKAQGHDLKSANFSVLVDGNLVLSRFNFKPNNDDAMIKEFILKSESDFLEIMFRPLRNSGFGFVNAVEVFSAPDDFLLDFGARFVSASGVEEYKNFSNQVFETVHRINVGGSKLTPFNDTLWRTWIPDEDFLVLKEAAKAAVTTHTPNYQKGGATREIAPDNVYMTAQEMNMNQSTLASQFNITWNFPVASGGVRHLIRLHFCDIVSPALNLLYFDVYINNYSAYKDVDLSSLTFHALASPVYVDFIADSDDSGVIQISVGPSDLSSSMRKNAILNGAEILKMVNVMDSHVSPRKKRIWVLVGSIVGGTIVLVLVVAAILLIVKCKRKKPRERSVESVVWTPLRMFGGSSQSRMSEAVAFPSPGSYGYLGLKIPFAEIQLATNNFDRTLIIGSGGFGMVYKGVLRDNLKVAVKRGMPGSRQGLPEFQTEITILSKIRHRHLVSLVGYCEEHSEMILVYEYVEKGPLKKHLYGSSAHPPLSWKQRLEICIGAARGLHYLHTGFAQGIIHRDIKSTNILLDENYVAKVADFGLSRSGPCINETHVSTNVKGSFGYLDPEYFRRQQLTDKSDVYSFGVVLFEVLCARPAVDPQLDREQVNLAEWALECQKKGMLEQIIDPCLVGQIKESSLKKFGETAEKCLAEYGVDRPSMGDVLWNLEYLLQLQENGQQGEPDKATATIVPGNASSSTRTEDDSDKGYSDISSSQVFSQLMTNEGR; this is encoded by the coding sequence ATGGAAACTCAAAAGCTTGTTATCATTATTATCATacctttcattcttcttcttttcatgatcccattctcttcttcttttactccTATAGACAACTACCTCCTAAGCTGTGGGTCACAGAACAATGCTTCATTCTTCAACAGGATTTTCATTGGTGATGATGGTACCAACCAAGGCTCAAACTTTCTCTCTTCTGGCAAATCCTTTTCTCTCAGAAACCAAAACCCAAATCCAAAGTTGCCATCTTTGTATCACACTGCAAGAGTTTTCACCAACAATGGTGGCTACAGGTTCAGCATGAGGAAAAACGGCACTCACTTGGTTCGTTTTCATTTCTCACCTTTTAAGGCACAAGGTCATGATCTTAAATCTGCAAACTTTAGTGTCTTGGTTGATGGGAATTTGGTTCTCAGTAGGTTCAATTTCAAGCCAAATAATGATGATGCAATGATTAAAGAGTTCATTTTGAAATCAGAGTCTGATTTTCTTGAAATTATGTTTAGGCCTTTGAGGAATTCTGGTTTTGGATTTGTCAATGCTGTGGAAGTTTTTTCTGCCCCTGATGATTTTCTTTTAGATTTTGGAGCTAGGTTTGTTAGTGCCTCTGGTGTTGAGGAGTACAAGAACTTCTCAAATCAGGTTTTTGAAACTGTTCATAGGATCAATGTTGGGGGTTCGAAATTAACCCCTTTTAATGATACCCTTTGGAGGACTTGGATCCCTGATGAGGATTTTCTTGTCTTAAAGGAAGCAGCTAAGGCTGCAGTTACCACTCACACCCCCAATTATCAGAAGGGAGGTGCAACCCGAGAGATTGCACCGGATAATGTTTATATGACTGCTCAGGAGATGAATATGAATCAGTCCACCTTAGCTTCACAGTTCAACATAACATGGAATTTTCCGGTGGCTTCCGGTGGCGTTCGACACTTGATTCGGTTGCATTTCTGTGATATTGTTAGTCCTGCTCTTAATTTGCTTTACTTTGATGTGTATATAAACAACTACTCTGCATATAAGGATGTTGATCTGTCATCCCTTACATTCCACGCACTTGCATCTCCAGTCTATGTGGATTTCATTGCAGATTCTGATGATTCGGGTGTTATTCAGATAAGTGTTGGTCCTTCTGATCTTAGCAGTTCAATGAGGAAGAATGCCATACTGAATGGAGCAGAGATATTGAAGATGGTTAATGTCATGGATTCGCATGTTTCGCCGAGGAAGAAGAGGATTTGGGTTTTGGTAGGCTCAATTGTTGGAGGGACTATTGTTTTGGTTCTAGTTGTAGCTGCTATTTTGCTTATTGTCAAATGCAAGAGGAAGAAACCAAGAGAAAGATCAGTAGAAAGTGTAGTGTGGACTCCGTTGCGCATGTTTGGAGGGAGTTCACAAAGTAGAATGTCTGAAGCTGTAGCTTTTCCATCTCCTGGTTCTTATGGATATCTTGGTTTGAAGATCCCTTTTGCTGAGATTCAATTAGCAACAAACAATTTCGATAGAACTTTGATTATAGGGTCTGGAGGTTTTGGCATGGTTTATAAAGGAGTTCTCAGGGACAATTTAAAGGTTGCTGTCAAGAGAGGAATGCCAGGATCAAGGCAGGGCCTTCCGGAATTCCAGACTGAAATCACTATTTTGTCCAAGATTCGCCATCGCCATCTTGTTTCGCTGGTTGGATACTGTGAAGAACATTCAGAAATGATTCTTGTTTATGAGTATGTGGAGAAAGGACCACTTAAGAAGCATCTGTATGGCTCTTCAGCACATCCACCTTTGTCCTGGAAGCAGCGACTCGAGATATGCATTGGCGCGGCTAGAGGTCTGCATTATCTTCACACTGGTTTCGCGCAAGGAATCATTCACCGGGACATCAAATCAACCAATATCTTGCTTGATGAGAATTATGTGGCCAAGGTTGCTGATTTTGGTCTATCAAGATCAGGGCCATGTATCAATGAAACTCATGTGAGTACTAATGTCAAGGGTAGTTTTGGTTATCTTGATCCAGAGTATTTCCGGAGGCAGCAACTCACGGATAAGTCAGATGTGTACTCATTCGGCGTTGTGCTTTTCGAGGTGCTGTGTGCTAGACCTGCTGTTGATCCACAACTTGATAGGGAACAGGTGAATTTAGCAGAATGGGCACTTGAATGTCAGAAGAAGGGAATGCTTGAACAAATCATTGATCCATGTCTTGTTGGACAAATCAAGGAGAGTTCATTGAAGAAATTCGGGGAAACAGCAGAGAAATGTTTGGCTGAGTATGGTGTTGATAGGCCAAGCATGGGTGATGTGTTGTGGAATTTGGAGTACTTGCTTCAGCTCCAAGAAAATGGACAACAAGGTGAACCGGATAAGGCGACTGCGACGATTGTTCCCGGGAATGCTTCTAGCAGCACAAGAACTGAAGATGATTCTGATAAAGGCTATTCTGACATAAGTTCTAGCCAGGTTTTTTCTCAACTAATGACCAATGAAGGCAGATAG
- the LOC112802907 gene encoding probable receptor-like protein kinase At5g24010 isoform X2, with protein sequence MRKNGTHLVRFHFSPFKAQGHDLKSANFSVLVDGNLVLSRFNFKPNNDDAMIKEFILKSESDFLEIMFRPLRNSGFGFVNAVEVFSAPDDFLLDFGARFVSASGVEEYKNFSNQVFETVHRINVGGSKLTPFNDTLWRTWIPDEDFLVLKEAAKAAVTTHTPNYQKGGATREIAPDNVYMTAQEMNMNQSTLASQFNITWNFPVASGGVRHLIRLHFCDIVSPALNLLYFDVYINNYSAYKDVDLSSLTFHALASPVYVDFIADSDDSGVIQISVGPSDLSSSMRKNAILNGAEILKMVNVMDSHVSPRKKRIWVLVGSIVGGTIVLVLVVAAILLIVKCKRKKPRERSVESVVWTPLRMFGGSSQSRMSEAVAFPSPGSYGYLGLKIPFAEIQLATNNFDRTLIIGSGGFGMVYKGVLRDNLKVAVKRGMPGSRQGLPEFQTEITILSKIRHRHLVSLVGYCEEHSEMILVYEYVEKGPLKKHLYGSSAHPPLSWKQRLEICIGAARGLHYLHTGFAQGIIHRDIKSTNILLDENYVAKVADFGLSRSGPCINETHVSTNVKGSFGYLDPEYFRRQQLTDKSDVYSFGVVLFEVLCARPAVDPQLDREQVNLAEWALECQKKGMLEQIIDPCLVGQIKESSLKKFGETAEKCLAEYGVDRPSMGDVLWNLEYLLQLQENGQQGEPDKATATIVPGNASSSTRTEDDSDKGYSDISSSQVFSQLMTNEGR encoded by the coding sequence ATGAGGAAAAACGGCACTCACTTGGTTCGTTTTCATTTCTCACCTTTTAAGGCACAAGGTCATGATCTTAAATCTGCAAACTTTAGTGTCTTGGTTGATGGGAATTTGGTTCTCAGTAGGTTCAATTTCAAGCCAAATAATGATGATGCAATGATTAAAGAGTTCATTTTGAAATCAGAGTCTGATTTTCTTGAAATTATGTTTAGGCCTTTGAGGAATTCTGGTTTTGGATTTGTCAATGCTGTGGAAGTTTTTTCTGCCCCTGATGATTTTCTTTTAGATTTTGGAGCTAGGTTTGTTAGTGCCTCTGGTGTTGAGGAGTACAAGAACTTCTCAAATCAGGTTTTTGAAACTGTTCATAGGATCAATGTTGGGGGTTCGAAATTAACCCCTTTTAATGATACCCTTTGGAGGACTTGGATCCCTGATGAGGATTTTCTTGTCTTAAAGGAAGCAGCTAAGGCTGCAGTTACCACTCACACCCCCAATTATCAGAAGGGAGGTGCAACCCGAGAGATTGCACCGGATAATGTTTATATGACTGCTCAGGAGATGAATATGAATCAGTCCACCTTAGCTTCACAGTTCAACATAACATGGAATTTTCCGGTGGCTTCCGGTGGCGTTCGACACTTGATTCGGTTGCATTTCTGTGATATTGTTAGTCCTGCTCTTAATTTGCTTTACTTTGATGTGTATATAAACAACTACTCTGCATATAAGGATGTTGATCTGTCATCCCTTACATTCCACGCACTTGCATCTCCAGTCTATGTGGATTTCATTGCAGATTCTGATGATTCGGGTGTTATTCAGATAAGTGTTGGTCCTTCTGATCTTAGCAGTTCAATGAGGAAGAATGCCATACTGAATGGAGCAGAGATATTGAAGATGGTTAATGTCATGGATTCGCATGTTTCGCCGAGGAAGAAGAGGATTTGGGTTTTGGTAGGCTCAATTGTTGGAGGGACTATTGTTTTGGTTCTAGTTGTAGCTGCTATTTTGCTTATTGTCAAATGCAAGAGGAAGAAACCAAGAGAAAGATCAGTAGAAAGTGTAGTGTGGACTCCGTTGCGCATGTTTGGAGGGAGTTCACAAAGTAGAATGTCTGAAGCTGTAGCTTTTCCATCTCCTGGTTCTTATGGATATCTTGGTTTGAAGATCCCTTTTGCTGAGATTCAATTAGCAACAAACAATTTCGATAGAACTTTGATTATAGGGTCTGGAGGTTTTGGCATGGTTTATAAAGGAGTTCTCAGGGACAATTTAAAGGTTGCTGTCAAGAGAGGAATGCCAGGATCAAGGCAGGGCCTTCCGGAATTCCAGACTGAAATCACTATTTTGTCCAAGATTCGCCATCGCCATCTTGTTTCGCTGGTTGGATACTGTGAAGAACATTCAGAAATGATTCTTGTTTATGAGTATGTGGAGAAAGGACCACTTAAGAAGCATCTGTATGGCTCTTCAGCACATCCACCTTTGTCCTGGAAGCAGCGACTCGAGATATGCATTGGCGCGGCTAGAGGTCTGCATTATCTTCACACTGGTTTCGCGCAAGGAATCATTCACCGGGACATCAAATCAACCAATATCTTGCTTGATGAGAATTATGTGGCCAAGGTTGCTGATTTTGGTCTATCAAGATCAGGGCCATGTATCAATGAAACTCATGTGAGTACTAATGTCAAGGGTAGTTTTGGTTATCTTGATCCAGAGTATTTCCGGAGGCAGCAACTCACGGATAAGTCAGATGTGTACTCATTCGGCGTTGTGCTTTTCGAGGTGCTGTGTGCTAGACCTGCTGTTGATCCACAACTTGATAGGGAACAGGTGAATTTAGCAGAATGGGCACTTGAATGTCAGAAGAAGGGAATGCTTGAACAAATCATTGATCCATGTCTTGTTGGACAAATCAAGGAGAGTTCATTGAAGAAATTCGGGGAAACAGCAGAGAAATGTTTGGCTGAGTATGGTGTTGATAGGCCAAGCATGGGTGATGTGTTGTGGAATTTGGAGTACTTGCTTCAGCTCCAAGAAAATGGACAACAAGGTGAACCGGATAAGGCGACTGCGACGATTGTTCCCGGGAATGCTTCTAGCAGCACAAGAACTGAAGATGATTCTGATAAAGGCTATTCTGACATAAGTTCTAGCCAGGTTTTTTCTCAACTAATGACCAATGAAGGCAGATAG
- the LOC112802907 gene encoding probable receptor-like protein kinase At5g24010 isoform X3, which produces METQKLVIIIIIPFILLLFMIPFSSSFTPIDNYLLSCGSQNNASFFNRIFIGDDGTNQGSNFLSSGKSFSLRNQNPNPKLPSLYHTARVFTNNGGYRFSMRKNGTHLEAAKAAVTTHTPNYQKGGATREIAPDNVYMTAQEMNMNQSTLASQFNITWNFPVASGGVRHLIRLHFCDIVSPALNLLYFDVYINNYSAYKDVDLSSLTFHALASPVYVDFIADSDDSGVIQISVGPSDLSSSMRKNAILNGAEILKMVNVMDSHVSPRKKRIWVLVGSIVGGTIVLVLVVAAILLIVKCKRKKPRERSVESVVWTPLRMFGGSSQSRMSEAVAFPSPGSYGYLGLKIPFAEIQLATNNFDRTLIIGSGGFGMVYKGVLRDNLKVAVKRGMPGSRQGLPEFQTEITILSKIRHRHLVSLVGYCEEHSEMILVYEYVEKGPLKKHLYGSSAHPPLSWKQRLEICIGAARGLHYLHTGFAQGIIHRDIKSTNILLDENYVAKVADFGLSRSGPCINETHVSTNVKGSFGYLDPEYFRRQQLTDKSDVYSFGVVLFEVLCARPAVDPQLDREQVNLAEWALECQKKGMLEQIIDPCLVGQIKESSLKKFGETAEKCLAEYGVDRPSMGDVLWNLEYLLQLQENGQQGEPDKATATIVPGNASSSTRTEDDSDKGYSDISSSQVFSQLMTNEGR; this is translated from the exons ATGGAAACTCAAAAGCTTGTTATCATTATTATCATacctttcattcttcttcttttcatgatcccattctcttcttcttttactccTATAGACAACTACCTCCTAAGCTGTGGGTCACAGAACAATGCTTCATTCTTCAACAGGATTTTCATTGGTGATGATGGTACCAACCAAGGCTCAAACTTTCTCTCTTCTGGCAAATCCTTTTCTCTCAGAAACCAAAACCCAAATCCAAAGTTGCCATCTTTGTATCACACTGCAAGAGTTTTCACCAACAATGGTGGCTACAGGTTCAGCATGAGGAAAAACGGCACTCACTTG GAAGCAGCTAAGGCTGCAGTTACCACTCACACCCCCAATTATCAGAAGGGAGGTGCAACCCGAGAGATTGCACCGGATAATGTTTATATGACTGCTCAGGAGATGAATATGAATCAGTCCACCTTAGCTTCACAGTTCAACATAACATGGAATTTTCCGGTGGCTTCCGGTGGCGTTCGACACTTGATTCGGTTGCATTTCTGTGATATTGTTAGTCCTGCTCTTAATTTGCTTTACTTTGATGTGTATATAAACAACTACTCTGCATATAAGGATGTTGATCTGTCATCCCTTACATTCCACGCACTTGCATCTCCAGTCTATGTGGATTTCATTGCAGATTCTGATGATTCGGGTGTTATTCAGATAAGTGTTGGTCCTTCTGATCTTAGCAGTTCAATGAGGAAGAATGCCATACTGAATGGAGCAGAGATATTGAAGATGGTTAATGTCATGGATTCGCATGTTTCGCCGAGGAAGAAGAGGATTTGGGTTTTGGTAGGCTCAATTGTTGGAGGGACTATTGTTTTGGTTCTAGTTGTAGCTGCTATTTTGCTTATTGTCAAATGCAAGAGGAAGAAACCAAGAGAAAGATCAGTAGAAAGTGTAGTGTGGACTCCGTTGCGCATGTTTGGAGGGAGTTCACAAAGTAGAATGTCTGAAGCTGTAGCTTTTCCATCTCCTGGTTCTTATGGATATCTTGGTTTGAAGATCCCTTTTGCTGAGATTCAATTAGCAACAAACAATTTCGATAGAACTTTGATTATAGGGTCTGGAGGTTTTGGCATGGTTTATAAAGGAGTTCTCAGGGACAATTTAAAGGTTGCTGTCAAGAGAGGAATGCCAGGATCAAGGCAGGGCCTTCCGGAATTCCAGACTGAAATCACTATTTTGTCCAAGATTCGCCATCGCCATCTTGTTTCGCTGGTTGGATACTGTGAAGAACATTCAGAAATGATTCTTGTTTATGAGTATGTGGAGAAAGGACCACTTAAGAAGCATCTGTATGGCTCTTCAGCACATCCACCTTTGTCCTGGAAGCAGCGACTCGAGATATGCATTGGCGCGGCTAGAGGTCTGCATTATCTTCACACTGGTTTCGCGCAAGGAATCATTCACCGGGACATCAAATCAACCAATATCTTGCTTGATGAGAATTATGTGGCCAAGGTTGCTGATTTTGGTCTATCAAGATCAGGGCCATGTATCAATGAAACTCATGTGAGTACTAATGTCAAGGGTAGTTTTGGTTATCTTGATCCAGAGTATTTCCGGAGGCAGCAACTCACGGATAAGTCAGATGTGTACTCATTCGGCGTTGTGCTTTTCGAGGTGCTGTGTGCTAGACCTGCTGTTGATCCACAACTTGATAGGGAACAGGTGAATTTAGCAGAATGGGCACTTGAATGTCAGAAGAAGGGAATGCTTGAACAAATCATTGATCCATGTCTTGTTGGACAAATCAAGGAGAGTTCATTGAAGAAATTCGGGGAAACAGCAGAGAAATGTTTGGCTGAGTATGGTGTTGATAGGCCAAGCATGGGTGATGTGTTGTGGAATTTGGAGTACTTGCTTCAGCTCCAAGAAAATGGACAACAAGGTGAACCGGATAAGGCGACTGCGACGATTGTTCCCGGGAATGCTTCTAGCAGCACAAGAACTGAAGATGATTCTGATAAAGGCTATTCTGACATAAGTTCTAGCCAGGTTTTTTCTCAACTAATGACCAATGAAGGCAGATAG